One genomic window of Corallococcus caeni includes the following:
- a CDS encoding porin family protein gives MRRRIALGLCLVGLTGGAARAQDTPLDEPMPLARGEWQGPYFLLGLGVEGYTGKLAPNLEPGPSYGVVLGYRPNDYLGVEAGYSGGTSNLSITGDSSFGNPDIVRNGGQAALTLGFTPTRIQPYVLGGIGFEQYSVRSGMFYEFINDTGGYAPVGAGVRFKINPHLTAEVRGSYSFLFGQDFSPVPDRGAGEGRYTGLLMIGGSY, from the coding sequence ATGAGGCGACGCATCGCACTGGGGCTCTGCCTGGTGGGGCTGACGGGGGGCGCCGCGAGGGCCCAGGACACTCCCCTGGACGAACCCATGCCGCTGGCACGGGGGGAGTGGCAGGGGCCCTACTTCCTGCTGGGGCTGGGCGTGGAGGGCTATACGGGCAAGCTCGCGCCCAACCTGGAACCCGGGCCGTCCTATGGCGTCGTCCTGGGCTACCGCCCCAATGACTACCTGGGCGTGGAGGCGGGCTACAGCGGCGGCACCAGCAACCTGTCCATCACGGGGGACTCGTCCTTCGGCAACCCGGACATCGTGCGCAACGGAGGGCAGGCGGCCCTCACGCTGGGCTTCACCCCCACGCGGATCCAGCCCTACGTGCTGGGGGGCATCGGGTTCGAGCAGTACTCGGTGCGCTCGGGGATGTTCTACGAGTTCATCAACGATACAGGGGGCTACGCACCCGTTGGCGCGGGCGTGCGCTTCAAGATCAACCCCCACCTCACGGCCGAGGTGCGCGGCAGCTACAGCTTCCTCTTCGGTCAGGACTTCTCCCCCGTCCCCGACAGGGGCGCGGGCGAGGGCCGCTACACGGGCCTGCTGATGATTGGGGGCAGCTACTGA
- a CDS encoding amidohydrolase: protein MNEADPTPPVPGTSVPSGLKARARHVLQHLDAVLPDVDALYVDLHEHPELSGHEARTASEVALRLEAEGYEVTRDVGGHGVVGLLRNGDGPTVLLRGDMDALPVEEKTGLPYASRVRTEDGGPVMHACGHDVHTACLVGTAAVLARSRDAWRGTVMVVGQPAEETLQGAQAMLDAGLYARFGTPDVVLGQHTAPLPVGTFMHREGVAMMGSAHVRLRLFGRGAHGAQPELSVDPVVLGASVVMRLQTIVSRALSPLEPAVVTVGAFQAGNRANVIPEEALLELTVRTEDAGVQDRVLAAIERIAKGEAAASGAPKPPQVEVLERTPVNRNDPELLGRVRDAHAEWFGRDALVPGVLGTASEDFPFFARGPEHPVPTAYWYMGITSPEAWEAAPGTTPLEKVAHLPGPHSGHYAPDREGSLRSGCESLTVAALACLHGGSASVDH from the coding sequence ATGAACGAAGCCGACCCCACCCCGCCCGTCCCGGGCACGTCCGTTCCTTCCGGCCTCAAGGCCCGCGCCCGCCACGTCCTCCAGCACCTGGACGCGGTGCTGCCGGACGTGGACGCGCTCTACGTGGACCTGCACGAACACCCGGAGCTGTCCGGCCACGAAGCGCGCACGGCCTCCGAGGTGGCCTTGCGCCTGGAGGCGGAGGGTTACGAGGTGACCCGCGACGTGGGCGGCCACGGCGTGGTGGGGCTGTTGCGCAACGGCGACGGGCCCACGGTGCTCCTGCGCGGGGACATGGACGCGCTGCCCGTGGAGGAGAAGACGGGGCTGCCGTACGCCAGCCGCGTGCGCACGGAGGACGGCGGGCCGGTGATGCACGCGTGCGGCCACGACGTCCACACCGCGTGCCTCGTGGGCACGGCGGCGGTGCTGGCGCGCTCGCGCGACGCGTGGCGCGGCACGGTGATGGTGGTGGGGCAGCCGGCGGAGGAGACCCTCCAGGGCGCGCAGGCGATGCTGGACGCGGGGCTCTACGCGCGCTTCGGCACGCCGGACGTCGTGCTGGGCCAGCACACCGCGCCGCTGCCGGTGGGCACCTTCATGCACCGCGAGGGCGTGGCGATGATGGGCTCCGCGCACGTGCGCCTGCGCCTCTTCGGGCGGGGCGCGCACGGGGCGCAGCCGGAGCTGTCCGTGGACCCCGTCGTGCTGGGGGCCAGCGTGGTGATGCGCCTGCAGACCATCGTGTCGCGCGCGCTGTCGCCGCTGGAGCCCGCGGTGGTGACGGTGGGGGCCTTCCAGGCGGGAAATCGCGCCAACGTGATTCCGGAGGAGGCCCTGCTGGAGCTGACGGTGCGCACGGAGGACGCCGGGGTGCAGGACCGCGTGCTCGCCGCCATCGAGCGCATCGCGAAGGGCGAGGCCGCGGCTTCGGGCGCGCCGAAGCCTCCCCAGGTGGAGGTGCTGGAGCGCACGCCAGTGAACCGCAACGACCCGGAGTTGCTGGGCCGCGTCCGGGACGCGCACGCGGAGTGGTTCGGGCGCGACGCGCTGGTGCCGGGCGTGCTCGGCACCGCGAGCGAGGACTTCCCCTTCTTCGCCCGGGGGCCGGAGCACCCGGTGCCCACCGCGTACTGGTACATGGGCATCACGTCGCCGGAGGCCTGGGAGGCGGCGCCGGGCACGACGCCCCTGGAGAAGGTGGCGCACCTGCCGGGGCCGCACTCCGGCCACTACGCGCCGGACCGCGAGGGTTCCCTGCGCAGCGGGTGCGAGTCACTCACCGTGGCGGCGCTGGCGTGCCTGCACGGGGGCAGCGCCTCCGTGGACCATTGA